The Akkermansiaceae bacterium genome segment GCCGATGCCCTTCAAACTCGCCAGCAACTACGAACCCCAGGGCGACCAGGCACAGGCCATCGCCAAGCTGACGAAATCCCTGCGGGCGGGGAACCGGCACCAAACGCTGCTGGGCGTGACCGGCTCCGGCAAGACCTTCACGATGGCGAACCTGATCCGCGACATCGGCAGGCCGACGCTGATCATGAGCCACAACAAGACGCTCGCCGCGCAGCTTTACTCGGAGTTCAAGAATTTCTTCCCGCACAACGCGGTCGAGTACTTCGTTTCCTACTTCGACTACTACCAGCCGGAGGCCTACATCCCGCGGAGCGACACCTACATCGAGAAGGATTCCTCCATCAACGACGAGATCGAGCGGCTGCGGCTCAGCACCATGGGTTCCCTGCTCACCCGCAACGACACGATCGTGGTGGCGTCGGTTTCCTGCATCTACGGCCTCGGTTCCCCGGAGGACTACAAGGGCCGGATGCTGAAGGTTTGGAAAGGCCAGCGGATCACGCGGGAAGAGTTCCTCAGCGAACTGGTGGGCATGCTTTTCGAGCGGAACGACATCGCCTTCGGCCGGGGAAAATTCCGCGTGCGCGGGGACGTGGTGGAGATCCACCCCGCCTATCTGGAGAACACCGCCATCCGGGTGGAATTTTTCGATGACGAGGTGGAGCGCATCACCAGCATCCACACCGTTTCCGGCCACGTGATTGACCGGCTGGAAGAGCACACTTTTTTCCCGGCCAAGCAGTTCGTCACGGAAGGGAACAAGATGCGGAAGGCCGTGGTCGCCATCCGGGAGGAGATGACGGAGCAGGTGGCGAAGTTCGAGAAAGAGGGCAAGCTCATCGAGGCGCAGCGCCTGCGCATGCGGACGGAGTATGATCTGGAGATGATGGCGGAAATGGGATTCTGCCAGGGCATCGAGAACTACTCCCGCCACCTCACGGGGCGCGAGCCGGGCGCGCGTCCGCACACGCTGCTGGATTTCTTCCCACGGGACTTCCTGCTGTTGGTGGACGAAAGCCATGCCACGATCCCCCAGGTCGGCGGCATGTATGAGGGCGACAAGAGCCGCAAGACGGTGCTGGTGGACCACGGCTTCCGCCTGCCCAGCGCGCTCGACAACCGGCCGCTGCGTTTCGACGAATTCATGCAGATGACGGACCAACGGGTGTATGTTTCCGCGACGCCCGCCGCCTTCGAGATCGTCAACTCCCGCCCGGAGAACAAGGCGTGGATCCCGGTGAAGTCCCGCGATGACATGGGCGGCTTCACCCACATCGACCTGAAGAAGCTGCGGGTGAAACCGAGCGGAAATGAGGAGCCGGTGGAGGATTTCGATCCGTCGAAGCGCGGCACTCCCCTGGTCGTGGAGCAGATCATCCGGCCTACGGGGCTGCTGGATCCCACCCTCACCCTGCGCCCGCTCAAGCACCAGATCGACGAGACCATCGAACTCTGCCGCCAGCGTGTGGAACGGCATGAGCGGGTGCTGGTCACCACGCTCACCAAGAAGACGGCGGAGGACCTGTCCGAGTATCTCCAGGGGACCGGGCTGAAGGTCCGCTACCTGCACTCCGACATCGACGCGATCGAGCGGGTGGAAATCCTCCGCCAACTGCGCGCGGCGGCGTTCGACATCCTCATCGGCATCAACCTGCTGCGGGAGGGCCTGGACCTGCCGGAAGTGTCGCTGGTCTGCATCCTGGACGCGGACAAGGAAGGCTTCCTGCGGAATGAAACCT includes the following:
- a CDS encoding excinuclease ABC subunit UvrB — encoded protein: MPFKLASNYEPQGDQAQAIAKLTKSLRAGNRHQTLLGVTGSGKTFTMANLIRDIGRPTLIMSHNKTLAAQLYSEFKNFFPHNAVEYFVSYFDYYQPEAYIPRSDTYIEKDSSINDEIERLRLSTMGSLLTRNDTIVVASVSCIYGLGSPEDYKGRMLKVWKGQRITREEFLSELVGMLFERNDIAFGRGKFRVRGDVVEIHPAYLENTAIRVEFFDDEVERITSIHTVSGHVIDRLEEHTFFPAKQFVTEGNKMRKAVVAIREEMTEQVAKFEKEGKLIEAQRLRMRTEYDLEMMAEMGFCQGIENYSRHLTGREPGARPHTLLDFFPRDFLLLVDESHATIPQVGGMYEGDKSRKTVLVDHGFRLPSALDNRPLRFDEFMQMTDQRVYVSATPAAFEIVNSRPENKAWIPVKSRDDMGGFTHIDLKKLRVKPSGNEEPVEDFDPSKRGTPLVVEQIIRPTGLLDPTLTLRPLKHQIDETIELCRQRVERHERVLVTTLTKKTAEDLSEYLQGTGLKVRYLHSDIDAIERVEILRQLRAAAFDILIGINLLREGLDLPEVSLVCILDADKEGFLRNETSLIQTAGRAARHVGGECVLFCDNVTDSIQRLMDVTEYRRSRQIAHNEEHGITPQSVKRAVQQSLQTHERTVAGADQLNASLVAEDAAAYDKVRVIAELEEEMREASSRLEFERAAHLRDQITALKNGRTTGQPPVEVKYPKGRRSKR